Part of the Planctomicrobium piriforme genome, GCAGCCCTCGCCGCGGCCCGGCGAGTTCTCGGCCTTTCTGGATGACGAACAATACGACTGGCTCCAGCGGGAACTGGAGAGTCTCCCCTCCACAACCCCCGTCCTGCTGTGGACGCACATCCCGATCGTCTCAGCAGTTGTGAATCATCTGGCAACGCGGGCCACGATTCACGACGACGGTCTTGTCGAAGCGGGGCATGTCCACGCAGATTCCCTGAAGATTGTGAACCTGCTTTCCCGTTTCCCCAATGTCAAAGCCTGCCTGGGAGGGCACCTGCATCGCGTCGAACGCGTTGATCTCAGAGGAATTCAGCATTATTGTAATGGTGCAGTCTGTGGAAAATGGTGGCGCGGCGCCAATGAAGGCTTCCCCGAAGGCTTCGCATTAGTCGATTTGTATGAAGATGGTTCCCACGAATGCCGCTATCAGACGTATGGATGGCAGGCGAAAGAACGCGAAAAGCCAAGCTAAGGGCAACCGTTCCTGACCCCAGACAGACTGCCGTTGATTTCGTGACCGGGCCGACCAGGAGATTCTTTTGAAGTATGTGAAGTATCTCGTGGTGCTAATGGCAGCCCTGGCGGTGACCTCCGGCGTCCGCTGGTATCGGTCGACGTGGGATCCTTATCCGCGACTTCCGCTCACCGGGACGGTCACTCTGGACGGCGTGCCGATGGCCGACGGCTATGTCTTCTTTGAACCAAAAGAAAATCAGCCGACACATTCGGGCGGTCTGGTCCGCGGCGGAAAATTTGACGTGCCGCGGGCAGAAGGAGTGGTGCCTGGTCTGTATTCAGTGGCGATCATTGCCGCGTCCGACCTGATGGCCCCGCCCAACTCGCCTGGAACCGTGATGAGCCCCATCAGCCCCACAACCGCCATCGAAACATCGACGGTCTCGACCGCCGACGCCGAACGAGTCGTCATTCCCTTGCGATACAACAAGGAGACCGTCCTGCGGGCTCAGGTCAAAGCAGGGCTGCCGAATCACTTTCAATTCGAACTGCTCAGCGACAGCGAGCCGGGGTTACGGAATTGACAGGTGCAGGCTCGACCGCATCTGGTTTTTGATTTCCAGAAACTTCTCTTCCGCGTGCAGGAATGCGTCGACAAGCTGCGGGTCAAAATGCGTGCCCCGATCTCGCTCGATAATCTCACGAGCGACTTCGTGCGAGTAGGCTTCTTTATAAACGCGATTGCTCGTGAGCGCATCGTAAACGTCGGCGATGGCAGTGATGCGTCCGCAAAGCGGGATCTCGGTTCCCTTCAAGCCATGCGGATAGCCCCCTCCGTCCCAGCGTTCGTGATGCGTAAGGGCGATATCCATTGCCATCTGCAGATAGCTCGCGTTGGGATGACACTCGGCGACGTCGGCCAATGTTCTGGCGCCCAATGTCGTATGGGTCTTCATCACCTCGAACTCTTCCGCCGTCAGCCGGCCCGGCTTCAGCAAAATGCTGTCGGGAATGGCGACCTTACCGATATCGTGCAGGGGACTGGTGAGATACAGCAGGTTGATGTAGTCGCCGTCGATGATGCCCCAGAAATCGTCGTACTGTGACAGCTCTTCGGCGAGGATCTTGACGTACTCCCGCATCCGTTCCAGATGGTCGCCCGTTTCCTGGTCGCGGGACTCGGCGAGTTTGGCAAGAGCGAAGATCGTCAGCTCGCGGCTTTCGAGATTCAAAATCCGCTGCCCGGCGCGAATCCGCACGAGCAGCTCACTGGGATTAAAGGGCTTGGCGATGAAGTCGTCGGCGCCGGCATCGAGACCCTGCACAACGCCGTCGAGGCCTGAGAATGATGTCAGCAGGATGATATAAATGTATCCGCCAGCACCGCGGCGGCGGATTTCGCGGCAGAGTTCCAGGCCGGTCATGCCGGGCATCTGCCAGTCGGAAATGAACAGCCGATACTTGCCGGTGCGGAGTAGATGGAACGCTTCGTTGCCGTCATTCGCGACGGTCACGTCGTAACCGAACGCTTCAAGAGCGTTCGTCAGCAGGGCGATCATGCTGGGATCATCGTCAGCCACGAGAATGTTCATCGAAGCAGTCGCCCTCGATTTTGAAGAGTGCGTGTCAGAGATTGTCCCACATCGCTGGCGGCCGCTTCCGGCAAAGGCTGGGACAGAAAATGCCGGCAAGCTGTTTCGAGTGTTGTAAACGTCTCACGCACCAGGGACAGGTCGCCGCTTCGCCCGGCCGACTCCAGTTGAGCGGCGGCATCGCGAATGCGGGCGGCTCCCAGATTGGCGGCTTCGCCCCTCAGCCGATGTGCCAGCAGCGCGGTCTGCGCCAGATCGGAGTTGGCGACAGCCTGTTGCAACTGCTGTTGCAGTTGGGTGACGCTCCCCTGGAGCGCCTGGATGAGACGATTCGCCAGCGCCAGATTCCCCAGGCACCGCGCTAACAATTGGGGAAGATCAAGCGACGGTTCTGCGACAACGGCGAGGAGGTCGTCGTGACAGGCAACATGTTGAAGATGTTCTGCCGACATAGTTCATCAAAGCCAGATCAGGCCTGCGACAATCTCCCAACGCTAGGTCAGATTCCGTGAGCGGCAGGCTGAAGACGCCGTAACCACTACGAGAAAACTCGAACTTGTGCAGGGTTTCGCTGCACAGATGGATCACCGCTACAACCGGCACCGTCGCGACAGATTGCTTCATCGATTCAGTCAGAACCTTGGGACAGGCATTTTTCACTCAGACTGCGAGTGAATCGCTCTATAACGCCGCAGATGAAAGGATTGGCCGTCAGGCAACTGTTAGATCAAAGTTGATTCATGTCGCAGTAACGGCAGTTCCGACATGATCGTGCAGTGCGGCCCTGCATTGATCTGCAACAACATGGAAGATGATCATGGGACGTTCGCCTGCGGTCCTGCTTGCGTTCTCGCTACTCCTGTTGACTGTGCGCGGCGCTGTCGCGGACGGGATTATTCTCAATGGGGTCTCTCCCCGATCAATTGGTCGCGGCGGAACGAACATCGCCCATAGCGACAACGGCGGTCTGATCTTCGACAACCCCGCCGGCATCGCTGCCGTCCAAGGGAACGGGCTGTTCGATATCGGCGTCGATACGCTGATTACCGACTTCAGCTATTCCGATCCCGCCAACGCCACGTCCTATGCGAATTCGGCGACTCCGTTGCCGCAGATCTCGTTAGTTCGAAAGTCCGAAGACGGCAGGTGGGCTTACGGCATCGGGCTGTTCACGCCCGCGGGGTTCTCGGAGTCTTATCGTCTGGAAGGTCCCCCTCCGTTGGGCGGCCCGCAACTTTACGAGTCGTTCGGGGCGCTGATGAAAATTCTGCCGGCGCTCGCCTGGCAGCCGACCGAAGGCCTGCGATTCGGAGGAACGTTGGGGGTCGGAATCAACCATACAGAACTGCAGGCGCCCTACTTTCTGCAAGACCCGACCCCTTATCAGGGGCTGCCCATGCTGCTGGACATGCAGGGGAGCGGAGCCGCATTGGTGTGGTCAGTTGGGATGCAGTATGACGTGACGGAGGCGACGACGCTGGGGGTCACTTATCAAAGCGCCAGCGATTTTCATCTGAGCGGACCGGCCAGCGTCACGGTGCCAGGCCTGGGAACAAGCCGCTACGACGCCAGCATGAACATCGTGTTTCCGCAATCCGTCGGCTGGGGCGTCAAGCACAAGCTGGCGAAGCGGCATACGCTGTCGACCGACCTCATCTGGTACGACTGGTCCACCGCTTTTGATGAACTCAGCCTGAGCTTCTCGAATCCCTCGACCCCCGGCTTTCCGCCCGTCGCCGAACATGTCCCTCTCAACTGGCGGGACAGCCTCTCAGTCCGGCTCGGATACGAATGGGATCTCGAAACGATGGGTATCGTGCGCTTCGGGTACGTCTACCATCGCAATCCCATCCCCGACAACACGCTCACGCCGCTCATTCAGGCGACGATGCAGAACGGCTTCTCGACCGGCTACGGCTTCCAGTTCAAGAACTGGGATCTGGACCTCGCGTACATGTTCATGTTCGGGCCGCGGCAGAACGTTTCGAACAGCGTCTTCATCGGGAACGACTTCGACGGCAGCAGCACGACCGCTCAAACACACGCCATCGCCGTCAGCGCCATTCGACGCTTCTAAAATCAAGGGAACCGGACGCTAACGAGTGCCGGCTGATGGGCGCCCATCAGCCGCTGGGCGTTAGCCCACGGTTCTTCCTTCCCTGATCATTGAAAATGAACCGAAAACTGAAACATCACAATGAAAAGCGGACAGGCAATTGATCGCCTGTCCGCTTTGTTGAAGTCCCTGATTGTCGCAATCAAAGTTCGCTCGGCTCGACGTCAGGTTCCAGCACAGCGGCCTGCGGCTGCATGCGGACGTGTGGACCGCGAAGGCGTTCGGCGGCATCGAAGCGACGATTCTGAATCGCATTCTGCCGCGCGACAAAGTTCATGATGATGCCGGTGGAGTCGCGGAACATTTCCATCGAGTCAACATCGTAGCCCGCTTCCGCGAACAGCTTGCGGCAGTCGGTTTCGGTCCGCTGATAGAAGTGCCAGTCGACATGCCATTGGTATTCCGCAGCGTGATAACGGGGAGCATCCTTGAAGGCGACATAGACGATCCCGTCTTCACCGACCGACTCACGCCAGCCGTTCAGAATGCGAATCAGGTAGCGGTCGGGAATGTAATCGCACAGTCCGACGCTGTAGATCATGTCGGGCTGACCAAAGCGCGCGATGTTCGTCTTGGAAGAGGTCATCTTCAGCGCGTTGTAACAGACGCAGTTCAAATCGAGAGCGTCGGATGCCTGGGGATCGACATGGCTGCGGAGGTAAGCAAGCGCCTGTTCGTCGGTGTCGACGCAAGTGAGCTGCATCGTCTCGGGAGGTTCGAAGCCATGCGAGTATTCGCGCCCCGGCCCTGAGGCGACGTTCAACACAGACACCCGGGTCGTGCGCTGCAGCACTTCCCGCACGAGGAATTTCTGAATCGAATCGAGCCGCGAGCAGACCGCTCGGGCCAGATCGGTTCCCAGAAAATAGAGATCGAGGTAACCCCCAAAGCCGGTTGCTTTAGGTTGGCCGTCGTAAATGGCGGTCAGCATTTCGAAGTCGCCGGGGTAACCACGGGGCTTCGCTTTGGCCCGTTGCATGAACCAACTGCGGTCGAACCAGGGACCGATCTGCTCGCGGAAACGTTTCTGGGCTTCCAGCAGCAGTGCGGCGTCGGGCCCGATGGCCATTTCGGCCGCTTCACAGGCATCTCGAGACCCGTGAATCGCCGCGGTCATTTCTGCCAGGAACTCATCCGCTTCAGGCTCTTTGGAAGCGGGAATGCGCCGTTCCAGACTGGCGAGGGCATCCGTGAAGGCCCTCACTTCGCTAGCGAAGAAACA contains:
- a CDS encoding HD domain-containing phosphohydrolase; amino-acid sequence: MNILVADDDPSMIALLTNALEAFGYDVTVANDGNEAFHLLRTGKYRLFISDWQMPGMTGLELCREIRRRGAGGYIYIILLTSFSGLDGVVQGLDAGADDFIAKPFNPSELLVRIRAGQRILNLESRELTIFALAKLAESRDQETGDHLERMREYVKILAEELSQYDDFWGIIDGDYINLLYLTSPLHDIGKVAIPDSILLKPGRLTAEEFEVMKTHTTLGARTLADVAECHPNASYLQMAMDIALTHHERWDGGGYPHGLKGTEIPLCGRITAIADVYDALTSNRVYKEAYSHEVAREIIERDRGTHFDPQLVDAFLHAEEKFLEIKNQMRSSLHLSIP
- a CDS encoding Hpt domain-containing protein; this encodes MSAEHLQHVACHDDLLAVVAEPSLDLPQLLARCLGNLALANRLIQALQGSVTQLQQQLQQAVANSDLAQTALLAHRLRGEAANLGAARIRDAAAQLESAGRSGDLSLVRETFTTLETACRHFLSQPLPEAAASDVGQSLTRTLQNRGRLLR
- a CDS encoding OmpP1/FadL family transporter; the encoded protein is MGRSPAVLLAFSLLLLTVRGAVADGIILNGVSPRSIGRGGTNIAHSDNGGLIFDNPAGIAAVQGNGLFDIGVDTLITDFSYSDPANATSYANSATPLPQISLVRKSEDGRWAYGIGLFTPAGFSESYRLEGPPPLGGPQLYESFGALMKILPALAWQPTEGLRFGGTLGVGINHTELQAPYFLQDPTPYQGLPMLLDMQGSGAALVWSVGMQYDVTEATTLGVTYQSASDFHLSGPASVTVPGLGTSRYDASMNIVFPQSVGWGVKHKLAKRHTLSTDLIWYDWSTAFDELSLSFSNPSTPGFPPVAEHVPLNWRDSLSVRLGYEWDLETMGIVRFGYVYHRNPIPDNTLTPLIQATMQNGFSTGYGFQFKNWDLDLAYMFMFGPRQNVSNSVFIGNDFDGSSTTAQTHAIAVSAIRRF